The sequence below is a genomic window from Vibrio navarrensis.
ATTGTACTCTACCTTCCCGATTATTTCTTGATCGGCTTACGCGGACCCTTACGGGTGCGAGCGTTGGTTTTAGTACGCTGTCCACGTAGAGGTAGACTGCGACGATGACGAAGACCACGGTAACAACCAAGATCCATTAGGCGCTTGATGTTCATGGAAACTTCACGACGTAGATCACCTTCTACAGTGTATTTAGCTACACCATCACGCAGTTGATCGATCTGCTCTTCAGTTAGTTCACTGATCTTAACATCTTCAGCAATACCCACTTCAGCTAGGATAGCTTTAGAGCGAGTTTTACCGATACCGTAGATCGCGGTTAGAGCGATTACAGCATGTTTCTGATCAGGAATGTTAATGCCTGCGATACGGGCCATTATTCACTCCTAGGTTTCATAAAAGAATTATCCGCAGCAAAGCCCGTGATGGATACGCTGCGGGATACTACTTCTTTTGCACGCAAAAGGTAGGCCGAGGAATATACTCGACACTACCTTATATTTCAAGTAAAAATTTCTGCTGAATTAGCCTTGGCGCTGCTTGTGCTTTGGCTCACTGCAAATCACGCGAACAACACCGTTACGCTTGATTACTTTACAGTTACGGCAGATTTTTTTAACGGAAGCACGAACTTTCATTGCTAAACTCCGTAATTGAAACTGCTGAGTCTACCACCGAATTAACGGCCGTAGCCCTTCAGATTCGCTTTCTTTAACACAGACTCATATTGATGAGACATCATATGTGTCTGTACCTGTGCCATAAAATCCATGATGACAACAACTACGATAAGTAGTGATGTTCCGCCGAAGTAGAAACGAACGTTCCACGCGACCATCATGAACTCCGGAATCAGACAGATAAAGGTAATGTAGAGCGCACCAGCTAAGGTCAAACGCGTCATCACTTTATCAATGTATTTGGCTGTCTGCTCACCTGGGCGGATACCGGGTACGAATGCACCAGACTTCTTCAGGTTATCTGCTGTTTCACGCGGGTTGAAAACCAACGCCGTGTAGAAGAAACAGAAGAAAATAATCGCTGCCGCATAAAGCATGACATACAAAGGTTGACCTGGGCTCAAAGCCAAAGACACGTCAGTTAGCCAACCGAACGCGCTGCTTTCACCATTTTGGCCAAACCATTGTGCCAATGTTCCTGGGAACAAAATAATGCTTGATGCGAAAATCGCAGGAATCACACCGGCCATATTTATTTTCAATGGCAAATGCGAACTCTGGGCTGCAAACACTTTACGACCTTGTTGACGCTTCGCGTAGTTCACAACGATACGACGTTGACCACGCTCCATGAAAACAACGAAATAAATGACTGCAAAAGCCAACACTGCAATTAACAGCAGAAGAAGTACATGCAATTCACCTTGACGCGCTTGCTCGATTGTTTGTCCGATTGCCTGAGGCAACCCAGCAACAATACCTGCAAAAATTAGCAACGAAATACCGTTACCAATTCCACGCTCTGTAATTTGTTCACCTAACCACATTAGGAACATGGTGCCGGTTACTAAACTTACGGTTGCAATTAGCGTAAACATGGTTTGGTTGATAACAACCAGATTGTCGACCATGTTTGGTAGGCCTGTTGCAATACCAATAGCTTGGAAAGTTGCAAGTACAAGCGTGCCGTAGCGTGTATATTGGCTGATCTTACGACGGCCTGCTTCACCCTCTTTTTTGAGTTCAGCTAACGCTGGATGAACTACCGTTAGCAACTGGACAACAATCGAGGCCGAAATATACGGCATGATGCCCAGAGCTAAAATAGATGCACGCGAAAGTGCACCACCGGAGAACATGTTAAACATTTCAACGATGGTGCCTTTTTGCTGTTCGAACAAATCGGCAAGTACAGCAGCGTCAATACCAGGAATCGGCACAAAAGAGCCAGCTCGGAATACTAAAAGTGCACCAATTACGAATAACAAGCGCGACTTTAGTTCACTTAAGCCGCTCTGAGCACTACGAAAATCTTGTCCTGGTTTTTTAGCCATCTGTACCTCGTTCCTCGAGATTATTCCTCGATTTTACCGCCTGCAGCTTCGATTGCAGCTTTAGCGCCTTTAGTCACACGCAGACCTTTCACAGTCACAGCTTTGCTGATCTCGCCAGAAAGAACAACTTTAACGAATTCGATGTTCTTAGTGATGATGTTAGCCGCTTTTAGGCTGTTTAGATCTACTACGTCACCAGAAACTTTCGCTAGCTCAGCTAGACGAACTTCAGCTGCCACTAGGCTCTTACGAGAAGTGAAACCGAACTTAGGTAGACGTTGTTTCAGAGGCATTTGACCGCCTTCAAAACCTGGACGAACTTTGCCGCCAGAACGTGACTTTTGACCTTTATGGCCACGACCACCAGTTTTACCGAGGCCTGAACCGATACCACGACCTAGGCGCTTCTTAGAAGGCTTAGAACCCGCAGCCGGTGATAGAGTATTCAAAAGCATTATGATTACTCCTCAACTTTAACCATGTAGTAAACCTTGTTGATCATACCGCGAATACACGGTGTATCTTCAAGTTCTACAGTGTGGTTGATTTTACGAAGACCTAGACCGCGCAAAGTAGCTTTGTGCTTAGGCAGGCGACCAATTGAGCTTTTAGTTTGAGTTACTTTAATAGTTGCCATGGTGTTCTTACTCCGAAATAGCTTCAACAGTTAGACCACGTTTAGCAGCAACCATTTCTGGTGACTTAACGTCTACTAGTGCATCAATCGTTGCACGAACGATGTTGATTGGGTTAGTAGAACCGTACGCTTTTGACAGTACGTTGTGTACACCAGCAACTTCTAGTACTGCACGCATCGCACCACCTGCGATAACACCAGTACCTTCTGCAGCAGGCTGCATGTAAACTTTAGAGCCCGAGTGGCGACCTTTCACTGGGTGGTGAAGAGTGCCTTCGTTAAGAGCGATAGTAACCATGTTACGACGCGCTTTTTCCATTGCTTTTTGGATCGCTGCAGGTACTTCACGTGCTTTGCCGTAACCGAAACCTACACGACCATTACCGTCACCAACTACAGTCAGTGCAGTAAAGCTCATGATTCGACCACCTTTAACCGTTTTAGAAACACGGTTAACTGCGATTAGCTTTTCTTGCAAATCATTCGCTTGAACTTGTTGTTCTTTAGCCATCTTCCAACCCTACCTTAGAATTTCAGACCAGCTTCGCGAGCAGAATCTGCTAGCGCCGCTACTCGACCGTGGTAT
It includes:
- the rpmJ gene encoding 50S ribosomal protein L36 — protein: MKVRASVKKICRNCKVIKRNGVVRVICSEPKHKQRQG
- the rpmD gene encoding 50S ribosomal protein L30; amino-acid sequence: MATIKVTQTKSSIGRLPKHKATLRGLGLRKINHTVELEDTPCIRGMINKVYYMVKVEE
- the secY gene encoding preprotein translocase subunit SecY is translated as MAKKPGQDFRSAQSGLSELKSRLLFVIGALLVFRAGSFVPIPGIDAAVLADLFEQQKGTIVEMFNMFSGGALSRASILALGIMPYISASIVVQLLTVVHPALAELKKEGEAGRRKISQYTRYGTLVLATFQAIGIATGLPNMVDNLVVINQTMFTLIATVSLVTGTMFLMWLGEQITERGIGNGISLLIFAGIVAGLPQAIGQTIEQARQGELHVLLLLLIAVLAFAVIYFVVFMERGQRRIVVNYAKRQQGRKVFAAQSSHLPLKINMAGVIPAIFASSIILFPGTLAQWFGQNGESSAFGWLTDVSLALSPGQPLYVMLYAAAIIFFCFFYTALVFNPRETADNLKKSGAFVPGIRPGEQTAKYIDKVMTRLTLAGALYITFICLIPEFMMVAWNVRFYFGGTSLLIVVVVIMDFMAQVQTHMMSHQYESVLKKANLKGYGR
- the rpsE gene encoding 30S ribosomal protein S5, whose product is MAKEQQVQANDLQEKLIAVNRVSKTVKGGRIMSFTALTVVGDGNGRVGFGYGKAREVPAAIQKAMEKARRNMVTIALNEGTLHHPVKGRHSGSKVYMQPAAEGTGVIAGGAMRAVLEVAGVHNVLSKAYGSTNPINIVRATIDALVDVKSPEMVAAKRGLTVEAISE
- the rplO gene encoding 50S ribosomal protein L15, with amino-acid sequence MLLNTLSPAAGSKPSKKRLGRGIGSGLGKTGGRGHKGQKSRSGGKVRPGFEGGQMPLKQRLPKFGFTSRKSLVAAEVRLAELAKVSGDVVDLNSLKAANIITKNIEFVKVVLSGEISKAVTVKGLRVTKGAKAAIEAAGGKIEE
- the rpsM gene encoding 30S ribosomal protein S13, which produces MARIAGINIPDQKHAVIALTAIYGIGKTRSKAILAEVGIAEDVKISELTEEQIDQLRDGVAKYTVEGDLRREVSMNIKRLMDLGCYRGLRHRRSLPLRGQRTKTNARTRKGPRKPIKK